In Brassica napus cultivar Da-Ae chromosome C2, Da-Ae, whole genome shotgun sequence, the sequence TTTGGAGTTTTAACTTACTGAACATAATGGTCGATCACTGCAGTATTCATGAGGATATACCGGTGAGCAACATCTCTCTCTTTGTCAGTAAGACTCACTTCTTTTGCTTTATGCAGCGTTCGGCCTTCAAGAACATTCTGAGTCGTCTCAACATCTTCGTTTCTTGTCAATGCTTCTTCAACTGGAACTGATTTCTGCAGGAACTCCATACAAAATGCAAGGCATTCACCAGCCAAATAACCCTCGGCCATACAAGCTTCTGGTCTTGCAAAATTCTTGACAAAAGCTTTTAGTGTCTTCATATACCTAAGAATGAAAATATAAGATATCGTCAGTACCATATACATATAGTAGCAGTGATTTGTGTTGCTAGATGCAGTGGAAGATTACCTCTCAAAGGGATACATCCACCTGAAGTGTACAGGGCCACCCAAGCGTGCTTCTCTTGCTAGATGGAGTGGAAGATGAAACATGATATCAAACAGAGATGGAGGAAAGTATCTCTCTAGCTGACACATTGTCTCCACAATTTCTTCTTCTAGTTTAATAATCTTTTCTGGATCAATGATGCGTTGACACAGTCTGTTGAAGTAATTGCATATCCGAGTCACTGCAAGACGAGGACCTCGTGGAAGTAGACCTCTCAACGCAACCGGTAACAGATTCTGCATTAGAACATGATGGTCATGTGACTTCATGCCGCCAATAGAGGGAGGATCCAGTGAGACACAGTTGGAGATATTGGCACAGTAACCATCAGGGCCTCTGAAGTTGGATAACCTTCtgcaaaatttctttttttcttccttaGAAAGCCAATACGCAGCTGGAGGCAAGTAAGTCTTCTTTCCCCTAACTTCAGTATGCAAGTTGCTTCTAATACCCATGTCTTCTAAATCTTTTCTTGCTTTGAGGCCATCCTTTGATTTCCCACTATGCATCAGAATAGATAGCAATGCATCAGAGACATTCTTCTCCACGTGCATAACATCTATGTTATGCCTAACAGGCATATCCTGCCATATATTTTACAAGTATGTATGAGAAAAATTATTCTAAATAAACACGAGAAGTAAAATGTTGAAAGAAAAACATACCTTCCAATAAGGTAAGTCaaagaaaattgattttttcttcCACCTCCAgagatcatcatcttcttcgtacTCGTCAGCTGAAACAACATCATCCTCATCTCCTGTTGTCCTTTTTCGCTTACTCTTCTTACTTAACTTTTTCCCAAAGTCGTTTTTAAAATCCCTAAGACTATCACAAATTTCAGCACCACTCTGAATCCTATTTGCAGTACCAAGTTCCACCGTGTTGTCAAACCATCTTTTCCTTCTTCTATAAGGATGATTAGGCATGAGACGCTTCCTGTTCCCCATGTAAACGTGTTTGCGACTAAACTTTAGCCACCTATGCGGTGTATCCTTGCCACAGACATTACAGGCTTGCTTCCCCTTCACTTTACAGCCAGCTAATGTACCTAAACCAGGATAGTCGGTGATACTCCACATCAACATAGCTCTAAGATTGAAACTCTCCTTCTTAAACGAATCATACACTGCCATACCTTCTGTCCACAAACTCTTCAGGTCCTCTATCAGTGGCTGGAGATAGACGTCAATGTTGTTGCTTGGTGCGGTTGGGCCAGGTATCAACATTGTCAACATAATGTTCTCGGATTTCATGCACTGAGTCGGACCCATGTTGTAGTTGACTAAGAGAACAGGCCATGTGCTATACTTGGTGTTCTGGATGGAGAACGGATTCATGCCATCAGTAGAGATACCTAGTCTTAGGTTTCTTGCTTCAGCAGCAAACTCCGGCCATTTGCTGTTAATCTGACCCCACGTCACTGAATCCACTGGATGTTGCATAGTTCCATCGGTAGAAGTATTTGAGGAATGCCAACACAAGTCCTCCGCAAAACGCTTTGATCTAAACATTCTTCTGAACCTGTCTTTTATCGGAAAATACCTAAGCACCTTAGCCGGAAtccctttcttctcttcaccaGTATGCTTATCCTTCTCCCATCTTGATTCACTGCATCTTGGACAGCTGACCGAATCCTCATACTTCTTCCTGTACAAGATACAGTCGTTCTTGCAGGCGTGGATGACATCATACCCAAACCCAAACTGTTTCAGAAATTTCTTAACCTCATCTGTAGACTTAGGTAGCACATTCTCCTTCGGAAGCATGTCATGAATTAACGCCAATAACTGATCAAAATAGCTCTCAGACATCCCACTTTTGACCTTAATCTTGTAGAGTCCCATGATCGCAGCAACCTTCGTGTATTTAGCACACTGAGAGTACAACGGAGTTTCTGCATCCTCCAATTTTTTTCTGAACTCAGCTTCTTCTGGTCTGTCAATACCCGCAAACACCTCTGCACTCTCCTGCTGAGCTGACTGATGGTCTTCACT encodes:
- the LOC106378021 gene encoding uncharacterized protein LOC106378021 encodes the protein MDKSWVWLPRNSLEYEKGASDFVSSSSSCLGVPAEMFCPCVDCRNVCHQSSDTVFEHLVIRGMDPKYKICKFWSKHGDIRPDKPCDINLSENEAYELFRTTFMASEDHQSAQQESAEVFAGIDRPEEAEFRKKLEDAETPLYSQCAKYTKVAAIMGLYKIKVKSGMSESYFDQLLALIHDMLPKENVLPKSTDEVKKFLKQFGFGYDVIHACKNDCILYRKKYEDSVSCPRCSESRWEKDKHTGEEKKGIPAKVLRYFPIKDRFRRMFRSKRFAEDLCWHSSNTSTDGTMQHPVDSVTWGQINSKWPEFAAEARNLRLGISTDGMNPFSIQNTKYSTWPVLLVNYNMGPTQCMKSENIMLTMLIPGPTAPSNNIDVYLQPLIEDLKSLWTEGMAVYDSFKKESFNLRAMLMWSITDYPGLGTLAGCKVKGKQACNVCGKDTPHRWLKFSRKHVYMGNRKRLMPNHPYRRRKRWFDNTVELGTANRIQSGAEICDSLRDFKNDFGKKLSKKSKRKRTTGDEDDVVSADEYEEDDDLWRWKKKSIFFDLPYWKDMPVRHNIDVMHVEKNVSDALLSILMHSGKSKDGLKARKDLEDMGIRSNLHTEVRGKKTYLPPAAYWLSKEEKKKFCRRLSNFRGPDGYCANISNCVSLDPPSIGGMKSHDHHVLMQNLLPVALRGLLPRGPRLAVTRICNYFNRLCQRIIDPEKIIKLEEEIVETMCQLERYFPPSLFDIMFHLPLHLAREARLGGPVHFRWMYPFERYMKTLKAFVKNFARPEACMAEGYLAGECLAFCMEFLQKSVPVEEALTRNEDVETTQNVLEGRTLHKAKEVSLTDKERDVAHRYILMNTAVIDHYVQMHLEELQNTDVRCAKNETILWKYHTERFSQWIKEKIPNNSKDHSQRLRWLAFGPRNIAHTYKGFVVNGYRYRTDDMQRKTQNSGVAYEAFSMCRASAKDSRQQADIVTYYGVIKEIILLDYHMFQVPLFKCSWAHKGRGLKEEDGFTLVNLHMNQSTFANDPYIMPSQAKQVFYSREEDSSPWYVVMRAPPRGYHELKTEEEICSATLAVQPEEDMADQSSDDESFCVRNDCEGQLIYE